The Paenibacillus sp. RUD330 genome has a segment encoding these proteins:
- a CDS encoding NAD(P)-dependent oxidoreductase yields the protein MTKPSIAFIGLGTMGAPMASNLLKKGFPVSVWNRTPSKSEALAAEGARAAQSPADAVAGADVVITMLSNDDVVRELYRGEGGILAHVRPGTALVDNSTISPALARELADAAEQAGCGFLDCPVTGSKPAAVGGTLVFMVGGEAGLLERVRPVLEAMGQKIVHLGPSGSGSVAKLGHNTIVGINNLALSEGLSIAVSGGLDPAKFLDIVKAGAAGSKAAELKSPKLLERDYSVQFSLALMLKDLKLASALSDGLSVPTPMLEAAKSLFQAANAAGYGEEDLIAVSRVYEQWIGRGLDSGK from the coding sequence ATGACAAAACCTTCGATCGCCTTTATCGGCCTCGGAACGATGGGTGCCCCGATGGCATCCAACCTGCTGAAAAAAGGATTCCCGGTCTCCGTATGGAACCGGACGCCCTCCAAGTCGGAGGCGCTTGCCGCAGAAGGCGCGCGCGCCGCGCAATCGCCCGCCGACGCTGTCGCCGGAGCGGATGTCGTCATCACGATGCTGAGCAACGACGATGTCGTGCGGGAGCTGTACCGCGGAGAAGGCGGCATTCTCGCCCACGTCCGTCCCGGCACGGCGCTGGTGGACAACAGCACCATCTCCCCGGCCCTTGCCCGGGAGCTGGCCGATGCGGCGGAGCAAGCCGGATGCGGCTTCCTCGACTGCCCGGTTACGGGCAGCAAGCCCGCTGCCGTAGGCGGCACGCTCGTGTTCATGGTCGGCGGCGAAGCCGGGCTGCTGGAGCGCGTCCGCCCCGTTCTGGAGGCGATGGGACAGAAAATCGTCCATCTCGGCCCTTCCGGCAGCGGCTCGGTCGCCAAGCTCGGCCACAACACCATTGTCGGCATCAACAACCTCGCCCTCTCCGAAGGCCTCTCCATCGCGGTCAGCGGCGGCCTGGATCCAGCCAAGTTCCTGGACATCGTCAAGGCCGGAGCGGCGGGCAGCAAGGCGGCGGAGCTCAAGTCGCCGAAGCTGCTGGAGCGCGACTACAGCGTGCAGTTCTCGCTGGCGCTCATGCTCAAGGACCTCAAGCTCGCTTCCGCTTTGTCGGACGGGCTCAGCGTGCCCACCCCGATGCTGGAAGCGGCCAAAAGCCTGTTCCAAGCCGCGAACGCGGCCGGATATGGCGAGGAAGACCTGATCGCGGTATCGCGTGTGTACGAGCAATGGATCGGCCGCGGACTCGACAGCGGCAAATAA